The following proteins are encoded in a genomic region of ANME-2 cluster archaeon:
- a CDS encoding DUF58 domain-containing protein: MITTEFLRELDRFTFAARKRISGQYAGARRSIKVGRGTDAYGFREYEKGDDFRTIDWKVYARTEKLYIRQFEEHKDLTTHILVDMSTSMDYPDEGLKKFDYAGMLAVGFAYLVMRENEKFAISTFADSIDISKPDRGRGNLMLNIDLLNAIRPHGTTDFGRAVEQYSKTIYSRSRVIVISDLLMPLDEVRQALYRLGHHDLIVIQVLDPTELILPELGAAKLQDIETSEKMFTDINSRYVSDYRLEVDSHRESVKTECNRMNADFFSFRTDLPVFEAIYRTIHGR; encoded by the coding sequence ATGATCACTACCGAATTTCTCCGTGAACTTGACAGATTCACTTTTGCAGCACGTAAGAGGATATCTGGCCAATATGCAGGAGCCCGCCGTTCCATAAAAGTTGGCAGGGGTACCGATGCTTATGGTTTCCGCGAATATGAAAAGGGAGACGATTTCAGGACAATTGACTGGAAGGTATATGCACGTACCGAAAAACTGTATATCAGGCAGTTCGAGGAGCACAAAGACCTGACTACCCATATTCTGGTCGACATGAGCACAAGCATGGACTATCCTGATGAGGGACTGAAGAAATTCGATTATGCCGGCATGCTGGCTGTGGGTTTTGCGTACCTGGTCATGCGTGAGAACGAGAAGTTCGCTATATCCACGTTCGCTGACAGTATCGATATATCTAAACCAGACCGGGGGAGAGGCAACCTGATGCTGAACATCGACCTGCTCAATGCCATCCGGCCGCATGGCACTACGGATTTTGGAAGAGCTGTGGAGCAGTACAGCAAAACGATATATTCAAGGTCAAGGGTTATAGTCATTTCAGACCTTCTGATGCCACTTGATGAGGTCAGGCAGGCCCTGTACCGTCTGGGCCACCATGACCTGATTGTTATACAGGTACTTGACCCGACAGAGTTAATATTGCCTGAACTGGGTGCTGCGAAACTGCAGGATATAGAGACCTCGGAGAAAATGTTCACTGACATCAATTCAAGATATGTCTCTGACTACCGTCTTGAAGTTGACTCGCACAGGGAATCCGTCAAGACCGAGTGCAACCGGATGAATGCCGATTTCTTTTCATTCAGGACTGACCTGCCCGTTTTTGAGGCAATATACAGGACCATTCACGGGAGATGA
- a CDS encoding MoxR family ATPase → MIKDSQNISEAYRNSGETFKTIFDEMGKVVVGQKETMTHILIAILCDSHALIESNPGLGKTLTVNTLSQILGLKFKRIQCTPDLMPSDIIGTYVIEETGRGKEFRFEPGPVFANIVLADEINRASPKTQSALLEAMQEKQVTVGNNTYALERPFMVLATQNPIEMEGTFPLPEAQLDRFLLKINLDYPSYEEEMQIVDRYTGNLKISIHEVMTQDTLMKLQGLVRDVPISDELKNRVIKIVERTREDKEFIEYGASPRASIGLILAAKARALIHGRNFVSEEDIQEMAYPVLRHRIMLNFESQRKGITHDHVIDKILKHAKHLS, encoded by the coding sequence ATGATCAAAGACAGTCAAAACATCTCAGAAGCATACCGGAACTCTGGCGAGACATTCAAAACCATATTTGATGAGATGGGAAAAGTCGTAGTTGGACAAAAAGAAACAATGACCCATATCCTGATAGCTATCCTGTGCGACAGCCATGCCCTTATCGAAAGCAATCCGGGACTGGGCAAAACACTTACCGTAAATACCCTCTCCCAGATACTTGGACTAAAGTTTAAACGGATACAATGCACACCTGACCTGATGCCTTCTGATATTATCGGTACCTATGTGATAGAAGAAACGGGCAGGGGAAAAGAGTTCAGGTTCGAACCCGGGCCGGTATTCGCGAATATTGTACTTGCGGATGAGATCAACAGGGCGTCTCCGAAAACCCAGAGTGCATTACTGGAAGCTATGCAGGAAAAGCAGGTCACCGTGGGTAACAATACCTATGCACTTGAGAGGCCGTTCATGGTACTTGCCACCCAGAACCCTATCGAAATGGAGGGGACCTTCCCCCTGCCTGAAGCCCAGCTTGACAGGTTCCTGCTCAAGATCAACCTTGACTACCCATCCTATGAAGAGGAAATGCAGATCGTGGACAGATACACCGGCAATCTGAAAATCAGCATTCACGAGGTCATGACACAGGATACACTCATGAAATTGCAGGGCCTTGTGCGTGATGTACCTATCTCTGATGAACTGAAAAACCGTGTCATCAAAATTGTGGAACGCACGCGGGAAGATAAAGAATTCATCGAATACGGGGCATCCCCCAGGGCAAGCATCGGACTTATCCTTGCGGCAAAAGCAAGAGCACTGATACACGGGCGCAACTTTGTCAGCGAAGAGGACATACAGGAAATGGCATACCCTGTACTGCGGCACAGGATCATGCTGAATTTCGAGTCCCAGCGCAAAGGCATCACCCATGACCATGTAATTGACAAGATACTCAAACACGCCAAGCATCTCTCGTAG
- a CDS encoding DUF1699 family protein, with protein sequence MKIRVVSSKDEISSLGNSEEIVHLAFRPSNKDIFVLVQTCSNLKAIHIPSSYKKTISKSTQMFLEMQNIGLLEGDVWGHRKDINEYYEIKPQIFDRIEDLKTEGQNNEQILSRMGKETRLSKDLLKFLI encoded by the coding sequence ATGAAGATTAGAGTAGTAAGTTCAAAAGACGAAATAAGTTCACTTGGCAACTCAGAAGAGATAGTACACCTGGCATTCAGACCTTCCAATAAGGATATTTTTGTACTGGTACAGACATGTTCCAACCTTAAGGCCATACACATTCCCAGTTCATACAAGAAAACCATCTCCAAGTCCACCCAGATGTTCCTGGAAATGCAGAACATCGGACTTCTTGAAGGTGATGTATGGGGTCACAGGAAGGATATCAACGAATATTATGAGATCAAGCCCCAGATATTCGACCGTATCGAGGACCTTAAGACCGAAGGCCAGAACAATGAACAGATACTTTCCCGCATGGGCAAGGAAACAAGGCTCAGCAAAGATCTGCTCAAGTTCCTGATCTAA